TTGGCCACCAAAGTGGCATCTAAATGTAGTCAACATGGGTAAATGAAGGCCATACACTTCAAAAACCTGGAACCTATATTAAGCTTCAGCTCATTTGTTCGACTCAATGAACTctcggtattccttcttcatcttcACACCAGAGAAAGTCCTGCATTTCCAAGGTTAAGAAAAATCAGAAGGGTAGCAGACACCATGTAAACTAGGCACGGGAGTTCCACATAACCACATACAGCTTATTTATCTCTAGGCATACATACAACCTGTCGGTTATTCGGTGTGTTTTGGCCTCATTTTCAGGATGGTGACATCTCAGCTTAAGCCTGTGGTTTGATCCAACAACTCTTTATTGTGggatttattatttttgaaaaccaTGTAACCATGGTGGCCACTGGCTAATTTGGCTTACTGAAGTGGAATTATGTAAAATGTATAAAAATGGTGTAGTCATACTCATAGAGCAAGAAGATTCACTAAGAACAATAAAATACTCATATATCAGCTAACCCAATGTTTACGTAAGTTGTATTTTAGGTTGCATCCAAGGTACAGTAGAAAACTATATGAAATATATAACTTCCTACAAGAGAGCACAAAGACACAAAAGTACAAAACTGAACTGAAATTAAATTATTACTGgcaggaccaatctatgtggcaaACCTGATCATTTCTTTGTTCTTAAAAAATTGAACACAAGGTGTTCCCATGATGCCTGCAGCTTCTGCTATTTCAGGATCCTCCTCGATGTCAATTTCAACAAAATGAACGGTTTCATCATACTCATCTATAACCTGTAAGAAATATCATCAATCATTAGCAAGCAACAAAACAAACAAACAACATGAACTTATGTAGCATAATATCAGCAGGAGTGTTGCAGTTGCAGTGCTTCATACAATGGTGGTCAAGCAACTATTACATTTAACATGTAGCACCCAAGTGGTAGAGGTTCCTAGTTCCTACAAGGCTACCAGTGTGATCACACCGTGTATCACCAGTATAGAGAAGTACGCTATCTTGCATGAGAAACATTTAAGAACTAACCTTGTTCAGAATTGGTTTTAAGGTTCTGCAGGGACCACATGTGGGTGAAGTATATAGAACCAAAATGAGCCTTGGACTCCCATGGTATAATTTGCGGAGCGCATACTGAAAAGATAGCAAGCTCAGGATCAAGTTCGACATGAACAGTTGAATTTTTATGATCCACTCTATTCAAAAGTATGTTAGGCACCTGTCCCCTGTGCTTTGTGTGAGTAATGTCGAAACCCATCTCAACATCTTTGCCTTCGATCTCCTTCTTTGGTTCTTCACGGACAGGCTGTAATTTAATCAAGTAGAGCAAAAAAACTGTATTTAAGCATAATTGATTGTTACGGAAGATAACCCCCAGAAAAACTTAAAAGTGCTTTAATGATGCATGCACTAAAGATAGCTCTAATTTTATACACCCACGAAGGCACAATTTTAATATGGAACTTATAGCAACTCACAATTCTATATGGCTGATAATAAAAGTCTGAACTGTAAACTTTATACATGCAAAAAAAGATCCAATCTGGCTACGTTCAATGCGATATATGGAACTAGGATGCTAAATTGGAATATGGAGAAAAATAAACAGAAACTACCACAACAGACATGATACTGACCAGTGGTCATATTCATAGGCATACGATTGGACAGTTTCCATTTGAGTAATGACGGCTAAGCAAAATGAAGCTGGCGCGTGCACATATTTTGTGAATAATATTACCTGGTGAAATTCAACAAGAAGATCATTGGAAACCAAGTATCTTTCAACTGACAAAGCAGCGATGCATCCAGATCCAGCTGCAGTAACGGCTTGCCTCCATTCATGGTCCTGCGTATAATGATCCATGAAAACCAAAACGGACATGAGAATGGCTGAAATAATAAACAATATAACGGAATATCCCTATTTCATGAATAGATATCTAATGATGACTTGGTACAAGGCCTATATCTTACAAAAATTGCATTTCACAGCCAGGAATCTTCCAAACACTAAGAGGCAGGGATATCATATCATTCTTGAGCCATCAGGACATGATGTACTACTAACAATCAaacaacatcaaagcctttttcccaagcaagttggAATAGTCTATAAGAAATGACGTCGCCAGGTGATGGCACACATGAAATGCAGCATTAAATCCACTTTTTTTTAAGCTACACACTTTAGAACTGTATAGGAGTTTCTAAAAGGGAGTGAAGCATGGAGTTACCTGCACATCACCAGCAGCAAATACGCCGTCAACTGAAGTTTTTGCACTGCCTTCTTCAACCAAAATATATCCAGAACTATCAAGTTCAATTTGACCTTGTAGCAGCTGACtgtttggagtatgtcctatcccatAGAATAGACCTTTCACCTCAAGAACTGATTCCTCCCCCGTATCAATTCTCCGCAACTGAATACCAGACATCTGGCCTTTGGAATTTCCGACAACATCCACAGCTTCTGTATTGAAATGTACTGTTATGTTGGGGTTGTTGAGTACTCTGAAACATTCGCCATAATCAACCTGTTAACCAAACATCCAGGCAATTGAAATTTTACTTCATTAAtatatcatgcaactgaagatgaGCTAAGATCCTTCAAAGAACTTTAACAGATTCATCTACCATAAGTTCCAAAACAATGATAGCCCTCAAGTTCTACGAAATCTCAGGCAATATTGTGATTAACAGAACCTAAATAAGTGAATAACAACCTATGAACCAAGCTGCAGCTAGGCTTACTTCGCACCAGGCAATAATTGAAATATTAATGGAGCACAATGGCACTAAACCAACATTTTAAAGTGGTAACTCAACTTATTACCATGAAATTAAATAACATCATCAAATGGTGAATGAGTTGACAATATTTACAATACATGAAAGGTAGAAAAAATAATCATATATTCCTTTTACAGTCATTTAAGCTATCAGCAGATGCTAACACCGAAAAATAAGTGAAATCTTGACGATTCATCGGTGAAAATTTTACATGGACAGATAAGACTATTTTGCATATTGTCATAGTGAAGGATATACTTTTACAGGGAAAGGACTTGGAAAATGTCTTACCGGTCCTGCATAGCTTTGGATGCTCGTAGTTGCTCCCTTCGAACAAGTAAATGAACATGACAGGCATATTTTGTCAAATATATCGCTTCCTCAGTAGCTGTATCGCCGCCTCCAACGACTGCAAGAACTTGACCCTTATACAGTGGTGATGCTCCATCGCATATTGCACATGCGCTGATACCTCTACTCCAAAATTCTTCTTCGCGGGGTAACCGGAGGCGCTTAGCAGTAGCTCCAGTTGCAATGATTACACTGTGAGATTTCACCTATATATGCCACTGAGattttagtgcagcaaaaaaGATGCAAAACGATTCATATGCACTATAATTTTATAAGTGGCTGCTATCGATCAATATACATACACAGAGACGAATGTCGAGAAAGTAAGTAGACAAAGACCTAAGTAAGTAAATCACGTAGAGTACCACACTGGTTCAGCTCTTTTTATTTCTCTTGCAATTTTCACTAGCTCTAGTTTGTTTCCTTTATTTTTTCAATGGATCTTTGTTTTACTTAAATCACAGTAATGCTAACCATTGCAAAACAAAAAAGTGGAGTACCCAGTGCTGAAAGCTCCAAACGATATTTCTAGGCAGCCTTTCCCTTGCTTTTTATTATGCAAGGAGGCTGTTCTGGCAA
This region of Lolium perenne isolate Kyuss_39 chromosome 2, Kyuss_2.0, whole genome shotgun sequence genomic DNA includes:
- the LOC127331804 gene encoding thioredoxin reductase NTRC, which produces MAVTRPAVAAALSAAPPSRARRVSFLSCRPLPAASCSRASKPLRAAAAPAVDEDAAAPSPPPSDPARGVENLVIIGSGPAGYTAAIYAARANLKPVVFEGYQVGGVPGGQLMTTTEVENFPGFPDGITGPDLMDKMRKQAERWGAELHQEDVEFVDVKSRPFVIRSTDREVKSHSVIIATGATAKRLRLPREEEFWSRGISACAICDGASPLYKGQVLAVVGGGDTATEEAIYLTKYACHVHLLVRREQLRASKAMQDRVLNNPNITVHFNTEAVDVVGNSKGQMSGIQLRRIDTGEESVLEVKGLFYGIGHTPNSQLLQGQIELDSSGYILVEEGSAKTSVDGVFAAGDVQDHEWRQAVTAAGSGCIAALSVERYLVSNDLLVEFHQPVREEPKKEIEGKDVEMGFDITHTKHRGQYALRKLYHGSPRLILVLYTSPTCGPCRTLKPILNKVIDEYDETVHFVEIDIEEDPEIAEAAGIMGTPCVQFFKNKEMIRTFSGVKMKKEYREFIESNK